The following are encoded in a window of Paenibacillaceae bacterium GAS479 genomic DNA:
- a CDS encoding LacI family transcriptional regulator, translating into MVTLKDIANKTNLSVTTVSRVVNFNDTNVCSEETQKLIWSLVESMNYKVKSKKSVAAEKPQTAYKLAYVLGLSSYASQGSYGYHIIKGIESEAVKKGIPIAFNCLDLDLYKPSELCDKLEELGVDAIIWVAGTDPDYFNKLKSKNIQVTIAGIEPKFIPDYVDYVGIDFYSDTLGWLKTKLVNRFEKTAFIGSKTSSRFEAFVDAHKLLGREPQPEFIIEHEDWEIESAKSAMTAFLERSEQLPEAVFAASDLIAIGSMHAFREKGIQLPEQVKILGFDNNEMGGYLSPGLTTISVPTFEIGVMAVQAAISKLREEREFPIRYILPTNYVERQSL; encoded by the coding sequence ATGGTCACGTTGAAAGATATCGCTAACAAAACAAATTTATCGGTTACAACCGTATCCCGCGTAGTTAACTTTAACGATACGAACGTTTGCAGCGAAGAAACTCAGAAATTGATCTGGTCGCTTGTTGAAAGTATGAATTATAAAGTTAAGAGTAAAAAAAGCGTTGCAGCGGAAAAGCCGCAAACCGCTTATAAGCTTGCCTACGTACTTGGGCTTTCATCCTATGCTTCTCAAGGCTCTTATGGCTACCATATCATAAAAGGGATTGAGTCGGAGGCCGTGAAAAAAGGCATTCCTATCGCATTCAATTGCCTAGATCTGGATCTTTATAAACCCTCCGAATTATGCGACAAGCTGGAGGAGTTGGGCGTTGATGCGATTATTTGGGTGGCTGGCACCGACCCCGACTATTTCAATAAGCTTAAAAGCAAGAACATACAGGTGACGATTGCTGGAATCGAGCCCAAGTTCATTCCCGATTACGTCGACTACGTCGGCATCGATTTTTACTCCGATACGTTAGGCTGGCTGAAAACGAAGCTGGTGAATCGTTTTGAAAAAACGGCATTTATCGGATCTAAGACCAGTTCTAGATTCGAGGCTTTTGTCGATGCGCACAAGCTGCTCGGTAGAGAGCCGCAGCCGGAATTTATTATTGAACATGAGGATTGGGAAATTGAATCGGCAAAATCCGCCATGACGGCGTTTTTGGAACGCTCGGAGCAGCTGCCAGAGGCTGTGTTTGCAGCAAGCGACCTTATCGCCATTGGCTCGATGCACGCTTTCCGGGAAAAGGGAATTCAACTACCGGAGCAGGTTAAAATACTTGGCTTTGACAACAATGAAATGGGAGGCTATTTGTCGCCGGGGCTGACGACAATCAGTGTGCCAACCTTTGAAATCGGCGTCATGGCGGTTCAAGCCGCAATTTCCAAGCTGCGAGAAGAACGAGAGTTCCCTATTCGCTATATTTTGCCGACGAATTACGTAGAACGGCAATCGTTATAA
- a CDS encoding Nucleotidyltransferase-like: MGDNVVEILNKQVSSLMQHKEGVIGLLAVKDPYPFQRQLDGLDMLLLVISDEACDPSIEHRRMDGQHVMIQRVTRDLLLHWISNSRHKDVMEWILRGDIVYDPEEMIERLKADLRIYSDELMKRKLLVEYSQFLHSYLLAKQNLEDGFLLDAHNHIVRTLNHYAHLELIEAGQHPEPLVWRQMRRFHPGIYKLYEELSASPETLEQRIKLVLLACEFSMMSKMKSSCGLIFQIMESRDEPWSISELSRHCTLADLPIDLSLLLQKIVQRGYLREVAVMSRSIEAEALELRYKLPR, encoded by the coding sequence ATGGGGGATAACGTTGTGGAAATTTTGAACAAACAGGTTTCCAGCTTGATGCAGCATAAAGAAGGCGTAATCGGCCTTTTGGCCGTAAAGGATCCTTATCCTTTTCAGCGGCAGCTGGACGGTCTGGACATGCTTCTTCTGGTGATCAGCGATGAAGCCTGCGATCCCTCCATTGAGCATCGGCGTATGGATGGCCAGCATGTCATGATTCAGCGTGTTACCCGTGACCTTCTTTTACATTGGATATCGAACAGTCGGCATAAGGATGTCATGGAATGGATTTTGCGCGGTGATATCGTTTACGATCCAGAGGAAATGATCGAACGGTTGAAGGCGGATCTACGCATCTACTCCGACGAGCTTATGAAGCGCAAGCTGCTGGTAGAGTATAGCCAATTCCTCCATTCCTACTTGCTAGCCAAGCAGAATCTGGAAGATGGTTTCTTGCTGGATGCCCATAACCATATTGTTCGAACGCTTAATCATTACGCTCATTTGGAGCTTATTGAGGCGGGACAGCATCCAGAACCATTAGTGTGGCGTCAGATGAGACGATTCCATCCCGGCATTTATAAGCTCTATGAGGAATTGTCTGCGAGTCCAGAAACGCTGGAACAGCGGATTAAGCTAGTTCTTTTGGCTTGCGAATTTTCGATGATGAGCAAGATGAAATCTAGCTGCGGGCTTATTTTCCAAATAATGGAGTCTCGTGATGAGCCATGGAGCATTTCCGAGCTTTCTCGCCATTGTACACTAGCGGATTTGCCGATAGACTTGTCTTTGCTCCTGCAAAAGATCGTCCAGCGTGGTTATCTTCGTGAGGTCGCTGTAATGTCTCGCTCAATCGAAGCGGAAGCTCTCGAACTTCGCTACAAGCTTCCTCGGTAA
- a CDS encoding Fur family transcriptional regulator, peroxide stress response regulator: protein MGASVEQALEQLKSSGVRMTPQRHAILGFLMNSMTHPTADEIYKALSPDFPSMSVATIYNNLRLFVEAGLVRELTYGDDSSRFDANLSDHYHAICKTCGEIVDFDYPPLMEVERAASKVTGFRVEGHRMEIYGVCTKCGVNSHYN, encoded by the coding sequence ATGGGAGCCAGCGTAGAACAGGCTTTAGAGCAGCTGAAATCAAGCGGCGTCCGCATGACCCCGCAGCGTCACGCGATTCTTGGATTTCTGATGAACTCAATGACTCATCCAACGGCGGATGAGATCTATAAAGCGTTGTCACCCGATTTCCCAAGCATGAGCGTCGCAACGATCTACAATAATCTTCGACTCTTCGTAGAAGCCGGGTTAGTGCGTGAGCTGACTTATGGGGATGATTCCAGTCGGTTTGACGCGAATCTGTCGGACCATTATCATGCTATTTGCAAAACATGCGGGGAGATTGTGGACTTTGATTATCCGCCTCTTATGGAAGTTGAGCGGGCTGCTTCCAAGGTAACAGGGTTCCGGGTTGAAGGTCATCGGATGGAAATTTATGGTGTATGTACAAAGTGCGGAGTTAACTCGCATTACAATTAA
- a CDS encoding Zinc-ribbon containing domain-containing protein → MQAVSFLGYKKSGLGPIFVKGLLQKMLLKSSKINEFRLWGLVLILVGMGVMILGTAGIVFWGQTGKIFAGIFMVIGMIALLISVGIYFWAGMLSTSAVMLICPDCGRQTKILGRTDRCMYCRTILTLDADQATEGTGDSDAITATPAKPEAPSSQV, encoded by the coding sequence ATGCAGGCCGTTTCCTTCCTAGGCTACAAGAAATCGGGACTGGGTCCTATATTCGTGAAGGGATTGTTGCAAAAAATGCTACTAAAGTCCAGTAAAATTAACGAATTTCGATTGTGGGGCCTAGTTCTGATCCTGGTAGGAATGGGCGTTATGATTCTAGGCACAGCGGGAATCGTTTTCTGGGGCCAGACCGGCAAAATATTTGCTGGGATATTTATGGTTATCGGTATGATTGCGCTGCTAATCAGCGTCGGCATTTACTTCTGGGCCGGCATGCTCTCAACCAGCGCCGTTATGTTGATTTGCCCAGATTGCGGACGTCAGACTAAAATTCTTGGACGTACCGATCGCTGTATGTATTGCCGGACGATTTTAACACTTGATGCCGACCAGGCCACCGAAGGTACTGGAGATTCCGATGCGATCACTGCTACGCCAGCCAAACCGGAAGCGCCTTCTTCTCAAGTCTGA
- a CDS encoding Copper amine oxidase N-terminal domain-containing protein: MNRGNSYGGRRRRSGLGRLLGICVIIGIIAGAWAAYTKLMPSKEYAKPEYGTENPIFYNGKYLNSGALLAEKEMLLPLEAVTEVLGSKLPVRYEEQTQSIILTNSSKVLRMKQDELQAKLGNKPVQLTAAPKEFNGRVYIPLASLSSLFGIQASVAEASGNVTLIKAGDKLKKAEPAEREVYIRSEPSIRRPYVELAGTGGKLTVWEELDGWYRVQGPSGNSGYVRKDELRLTGDETIEPMKEEKPKLPWKAGRKVNMTWDAVYSKRLDPSQYSAMEGVNVVSPTWFELSDGSGQIHSKADANYAAWARGKGIQIWALFSNGFDPDRTTKALANVETRFSMIQQLLDFAKLYKLQGINIDFENVRTADKENLVQFVRELSPLLHDAGLIVSIDVTPKSNSELWSLFLDREALIQSVDYMMLMAYDEHWASSPKAGSVASLPWVEKSLVRLLEEDNVPASKLVLSMPLYTRIWSEKAVEDQSIKVSSKSVGMNRVREIISNRKLKPVYDEATKQNYVEYVEGEGITNRIWIEDAVSIKSRVDLVHKYDLAGVATWARSFQTDSIWPVIHKQLNPAT, translated from the coding sequence ATGAACAGGGGGAACTCCTACGGTGGCCGGCGCCGTAGAAGCGGATTGGGACGACTGCTGGGAATTTGCGTCATCATTGGAATTATTGCCGGTGCATGGGCGGCTTACACGAAGCTTATGCCAAGTAAAGAATACGCAAAGCCTGAGTATGGGACAGAAAATCCCATTTTTTATAATGGTAAGTATTTGAATTCTGGTGCATTGCTTGCGGAGAAGGAGATGCTTCTGCCTTTAGAAGCCGTTACCGAGGTGCTCGGAAGTAAGCTTCCTGTCCGGTATGAAGAGCAGACGCAATCGATTATCCTCACCAACAGTTCCAAAGTATTGCGCATGAAGCAGGACGAACTGCAGGCCAAGCTTGGCAACAAGCCGGTCCAATTAACAGCCGCACCAAAAGAGTTCAACGGCCGGGTTTACATCCCGCTTGCGTCGCTCTCTTCGCTTTTTGGAATTCAGGCATCGGTGGCAGAGGCTTCCGGCAATGTGACTCTTATCAAGGCAGGAGACAAGCTGAAGAAGGCCGAGCCGGCAGAGAGGGAAGTCTACATCCGTTCCGAGCCGTCGATTCGTAGACCCTATGTCGAGCTTGCTGGGACGGGTGGCAAGTTAACGGTGTGGGAAGAGCTTGATGGCTGGTACAGGGTACAGGGGCCGTCAGGCAACAGTGGTTATGTGCGCAAGGATGAATTGCGACTGACGGGCGATGAAACGATCGAGCCTATGAAGGAAGAGAAGCCTAAACTTCCCTGGAAAGCAGGCCGGAAAGTCAATATGACTTGGGATGCAGTGTACAGCAAGCGGCTTGATCCATCCCAATATTCCGCCATGGAAGGCGTAAATGTCGTAAGTCCGACATGGTTCGAGCTTAGTGATGGCAGCGGGCAGATTCACAGCAAGGCGGATGCCAATTACGCCGCTTGGGCTCGCGGAAAAGGCATTCAGATCTGGGCATTGTTCAGCAATGGATTTGATCCTGATCGTACTACTAAGGCGCTTGCGAATGTCGAGACGCGGTTCTCTATGATCCAGCAGTTACTCGATTTTGCGAAGCTGTACAAGCTGCAAGGAATCAACATCGATTTTGAAAATGTCCGGACAGCCGACAAGGAAAATCTAGTACAGTTTGTTCGCGAGCTGTCGCCTCTGCTACACGATGCGGGGCTGATTGTATCCATCGATGTGACGCCCAAATCCAACAGTGAGCTTTGGTCGCTCTTTTTGGATCGTGAAGCTCTCATACAGAGCGTGGATTACATGATGTTGATGGCTTATGACGAGCATTGGGCATCGAGTCCTAAAGCCGGTTCCGTGGCATCCTTGCCTTGGGTGGAGAAATCTCTCGTTCGACTGCTAGAGGAAGATAATGTTCCTGCCTCCAAACTCGTCCTGAGTATGCCTTTGTACACTAGAATATGGAGTGAAAAGGCTGTAGAGGACCAGAGTATCAAGGTTAGTTCTAAGTCAGTTGGCATGAACCGGGTTCGGGAGATTATCTCCAACCGTAAGCTGAAGCCGGTTTATGATGAGGCGACCAAACAGAACTATGTGGAATATGTGGAGGGTGAGGGCATCACGAACCGGATCTGGATCGAGGATGCTGTCTCCATCAAGTCCCGGGTCGATCTTGTTCATAAATACGACTTGGCTGGCGTGGCAACTTGGGCGCGCTCCTTCCAAACGGATAGTATATGGCCAGTAATCCATAAACAGTTGAATCCTGCTACTTAG